Within the Plasmodium coatneyi strain Hackeri chromosome 6, complete sequence genome, the region CTGGACCTCTCACGGCATACTCATCGTTGCACCCAaataggaggaaaaataattcattaatttttgaaaGGAGGAGCTCTCCTCCTCGCGCGAATTCATCACGCTATCCAGTATGTTCTTGTCAAATTGAGTtaacttattttttgtgGAAGATACGAATTTGTCGTATAAAAACAGTCCCAAAACGACGTGCTCAATGAggcattccttcttcctaaaaAGGAGAGACGCACTAATGCATAGCAACTCGCATATGCCTATGTGGTGCCTGCACGAAGTGAAACGTACAAGGTAGAGACATTTAATGGGTGCCCTCATAACGCTTCACATGTTAATCTCTCAAAGAGGTAAAATATGGTTTTACAGAATAAACTGTAATAGGAGGAAGGTTTATGCTTTTTCCCTTACACAGTCAAGGTGGACAAGTCGGCAGCCATGCTAAAGTACTTCTGGATGATAGACTTGGTCACATGGCACATCCCCTTGAATTCAAAATCGGTCAAATGGCTTTTCTTCAAATAGGAGAAATTCTTATTCAGCTCAAAGTAGAAGTtacaattttcctttccaccttCATCTGTGCTTCTTAACACCTCGTCGATAATGTCGTCTTCATCATCAAAGCTCAGTTCGAATAGGAAGTCGAATCGTGCCAGGAGGTTCCCCTTAATATAGGTGTTGAATTCCTGCCAAACGGGGGTGATACGGTTTGTCGGTGCGTCGTCACAAGTGCATGCttatgtgtgcacaaatgTTTGCATACGAATGCGGTCACCCCTGCCCCACCTGCTCGCTCCGTATGTAGGACTTCACTGCGTAAACCCAAAACGTGGTGGACACCGGGAACAGCGCCTTCTTCCACCTGTACACGCCGTTTTTCATCAATTCCACCAACATGCTAATTTGGACGCTGTTcaaattatttatgttgaTCACCAGGATGTCGTACTTTTGCGTAAACAAAATGTTAAAGGCGTCTGCCTTAACATGCAGAATTTTTatgttacaaaaataattgcAAAATTTAACCACGTTCTCCATTATTACTTCATCTAGGCAAATGAAGAAGCAGTGCGGGGCTCTCACTCCTGATCAAGGGGGAATAACCCAAGGGGTGCACATTTTACATAGTGTGCATAAACACACAGATGATGTTTCCACGCAGTTCGCTACACCCTCCACATGGAAGTCCCGTCCGTTAAGCAGTCTAAATCATTTCCCACGTAACTTTCTACTCATCTAACAAGTAATTTATTTCTCCATTTAACTGCTTGATTTTTCCACACTTACCCGTTAGGACATGCCGTGAGGCGTCCCCGCCAACCCACTTGTTCGTGTGTAGCTTGTTATACAAGTCGTGTGCGAACGTGTCCAACTTAGCATACCTCAGGACGTTGCTGCATATGCTAATCAGAATTAGGGTTAGCTTTGTCGTTCTGCAAATTTTGCTCAAGCAGGAATTGTTGGGAGGAAGCTTCAGGATGTCGcttattattttgttcatatctGGGGCGTATGGAAAGGGGtttaggaggaagaaggtgtACCCCGTGCAAGCTTCTCATTGTAGCATATGCcctatgcacatacatatagacAGAGACCATTTCTTATATTGGTGATGTAAATGTAGTGCACCTTCTAAATTTTGGACTTGCAGCAAACAGTTGAACCTTTCGGTAGACAACATCAGGTTTGTGTCTTCTCTCACCGGCAGCGATCTGCATTCGagctttttcgttttcttggGGAAGGtaccaaaggggaagatgaTCAGTCACCAACATAGAAGCTTTCAACTTGCTATGCTGCAAGAGGAGCCATGCCGCACGTTTGCGTTATGGCGAAATGAAATATCGAGgtgccttttttcccctttttcgcaAATTACGTCCTTCCTATAATTTAGGAGCCAAAGGTTCCCGACGCGCGACCCCTTAATGCTGTTCTTATTTGGCTGCCGTGagggagataaaaaaagaaaaatggtaaaTGGTAAATTAGCATACAGAACATGTACGCTCAATGAGCGAATGTAAACCCCCCAGTGACATGCACTCATGAAAGACGAGTAGAATCACGTAGAACAATCCAGGAGtctgaaaaggggaacttaACCTGGTTAGGTATTGACACAACTATCAAATTGTACTTCGTCCCAATTTCAAACGTCTCATTCTTCTCCAATACGTCCTGGTATAGAACTTCAAACGTTGTGCATTCATcttggtaaaaaaagaacaaaaaagggaaatgctAAATGAGCATACGGGTATGTGTTTGCCAAGTGCATAGTgtgggaaaaatgaacattcGACAAATATCGAAGCGGCAAATAGAAGCATCCCGTCTTCTCATATATGCTTGGCATAACCCCTGCTGCTGTATTCATCCATCGCCCgggtgaaggaaaacttCAAGAGGTAAAAATTCTTGAACTGCCTCTTTTGGGTCATTTCTTCGTATTGCTTGGTGTAACACAATTCACACACTTCCTTATCGGCCTTGTTGCTGTGAAAAGGTGGAATACCTCCATGAGCGGGTCTCCACTATTGGTAGCGTAGCACACATCTGCGTTTGTTGGGGTGGTGTGTCCATACTTCTAcgtttttcattcttcactTTGCCCTGTCtgtctttcccttttgcccCCTTGAGGCGTCCCCTCCGAAAAAGAGCGCTTACTTGTCCATTTCCCCGAGCTCATTCATTTTCACAATTATATTCTGATGCGGCAAATACTTCTTTGCACAGTTGCATACCCTCATGTAAAGctttttatacaaaaaactCTTCTTATCTTTGCTCATCAGTGTCGCATTAATCAGTTCAATCACGTGGTAAAATTTACTCCCCAGGTTATTCACATTCGCTAGATTAAGGATACAATCGgtctgcacatttttaaggggaaaaaaaaatcatcacaTATTTGTTGGTACACGAAATGCATCTATCCGATAACGACAGCGCTTTCTGCACCTtccccctatttttttttttacctttatgGGGGTGTTTATCGGAATAAGGgtgatgaaaataaatttgcaGCTTATAATAATGTTCAGGTATTCCACCATGTCGTCTTCGGGTTTTAAACTCTACAAgtgtttgtgtgtatgtgtaggtaGGTAAGTAGGTAccggggggggaagaacataCGAAATGATCATTCGGGTTAATCTGCCTAGATACATATTATGCACTACTTGGGGAGGACTATCCATTTGGGATTCCTCCATCAGAATGGCATAATGGTATGCAGGCACACCTTAAGACGCTCCTCAAATTGGGACAACAGGGAGTAAGAAATTTCGTTAAACGCGTTGGTAAACGCGATGAAGTTTTTCGTGATGTAGCAGCCCGCATAGTTGGTGGAGTCTACTCTGCATttaagaaggggggaaaagaccATTGTGGAGGAGAAATAACCATGAACATGCGTGACAGAACCATGCGTAAAGGCGCCACACCGATGCAGTCACATAGTTGTCTCTCCTCCgttgccccctttttccgCATATCCATGCAAGCgttacaattttaaaatgtccaCATGGATAAACACTTCGAAGATGTAGTTCTTTTTCtggaaattttcaaaaactttttctaaaatgatcttaaaataattttttaaaatcagATTTCTTAACGATTCCTCGTCTGCAAACAGGTTGAATATTTTACTCCCCTTTTGGAAGTCAATTCCGGGCACGTCGCAGTACCTCCGTTTGGTATTTGTAaactttttcttatatttattaaagAGCATTGTATTTTTGCGGGGTGATGTAGGGTGGCTAAACAcacagtttaaaaaaaaggcatatcTTTTATTCACCAAAGGGAGATAAGGACAGCGTGATGGAGGGGCAAAGTCCTACTAAGCATCGCGTACTCATATAGAGTGAACTGAGAGAACACCTGGATTGGTAAAAATTCAGATAAACTATCCGTTTGCCTCCTTCCGATGTGTGCACAGTGTTGTAATGCTTCGTTGCGAAATTATGTCCTCTGcaattgcacattttaagaacaatggtgcacacaaaaacagtgtgggaaaaaaaaaaaaaaaaaaaagtacacaccCATAGGGCGGGAACAGATGGGGGCACGCACGTACCGCTTCTCAGCCCGCATAATAAGCGCCCCCAACCGTCAGGAAAGACCCAAGTTGTCTCTCACCGGTGaacacttccccttttacatgaagataaaaaaaaaaaaacaagaaataTCTACCGCAGCTTCTAATTTGGAAAGGGCACATCACATCGTCACTCGCTTCTATTAAACCCTTTCCGTTTGGACGATAATTTCgcaacggaaaaaaatacgtaGGCATATGTGCGTGTCCTCTACACTCCATGATGGTGCATGCACACAGCGCAAAGGGGGAGTAAATTATTCCCCCATGAGAAATTACCAAATAAGTAGCCATTCTTTGATGAGGCCGTATCCCCACCACgcaacaacaaaaaatagCCTCCACATTGATCATCACCTTTTGAAGTTTGTcgcgtgaaggaaaaaacagcgCATTGTGGCacatttcaaaaaaaaaaaaaaaaaaaaatgtagaaagggGCCTTCTCCCCATTTGACACTCCAAATTAAGCGTTAAAGAAGTGCTAATTTTTACACCTCCAAAGGGTAAGCAGTTTTGGAGCTTTAGCCACTTGGGGCCATCAAAGGTGGCCACGTACGTTCAGTTGTGGGCAAACTGGTAGAGCGGTTTATAGGCTATTTAAACTGTGCGCCGTTCGCCCCACgcagggaataaaaaatgctgTCGGCGGGAagtaggaaagaaaaatcatCATAAGCAGAGCAAGTGACGCACTTGGCGAAACTGCCACCTGGCCGAGGGGGAACATCACCCACGCGTAAACGCACAGGTGAACAGTCTACATCCCCCCCGCCGATGCGAAGAAGCCACGTAGTAGAGTAACGCATCTACACGCACACACTCCAACGTAGAAGCAAAAATAGTATCATGAAGTCAAAGCGGCTGCTTCTCGTTGCCCACTTGGCCACACTActtgtggaaggaatggggAAATACGAAGGGACAAACGCGCAGTTTAGCAAAACACACATTCAGAGGTGCATCTCAGGAGGGCAACTCTTCCTTAGCAACGCACATATAACCAAACagatgaggagaaaaaaaaacattcaaaTCCACACGCAAACAGCTAGCGTAGAAATTTCAAACAAAGCGGACATGAGCAATCTaagcaaaaaggacaaaatgtCATTCACAAAAACTAAGCAAATAGCTACGATCGGGCCCGCAACCGAAAATTTCGAAGAATTGGAAAAGCTGTACCTTAGCGGAATTGACGTTTTCAGGTTAAATTTCTCCCATGGGTTAAAaagcattaaaaaatacataataaATTCCCTTCgaattatagaaaaaaaatatggtacTTCTATTGGCATTTTAGGAGATATCCAAGGGCCAAAAATACGAATAGgggaatttgaaaaaagtgaaaaaaatgcaaaggagACAAATACCTTCGTCGAATTGAAGGAGGgggatattttttccttcgattTAGTAGACAAGCCTGGAAATGAAAACAGGGTGCAACTCAACTATCCTgagttgttaaaaaatgtaaaggttGGACAAATGATATTACTAGATGATGGaaacttaaaaatgaaggtcATAGAAAATCAGTTCGACGAATCGGACATGAAAAATAGCTCcataaaagtaaaagttaTTACAGGGGGAAAactgtacagaaaaaaagggttctGTATTCCTAATATGATCATGCCTATTGAAGtgttaaatgaaaaggataTTAAAGACATCCTATTTTGTATTAACGAAGGGGTAGACTTTTTAGGTTATTCCTTTGTTCAAACGAAGTACGatttgatatttttaaaaagtattatAAAGGATTACTACGAGAGcgattttttccaaaacaaggtaaaaaaggatAGACTTATTTACGACGAGAAGGAACttcaaatgaaggaacacgATGATCCCAACGATTACTACATAAAAGAGGTAAATGATTACTACCAAGATTATTACTTGAAGAATTACCAAAAGTATAAACAGATTTACGATGTGTACAAAAATCAGGACCTCCAGGTAGATACTGACAAAgcggaaaatgaaaatgaaaacgaaaACTCTGCCACATATCAAAATAGCACCTACGATGGGAACACGCAAATTACGCAGATTAACCAGCTTAAAGATGACACTGCTAATTGCACACCGAGTGACCACCCGAACGGCATATTTATTGTGTCGAAAATTGAAAAACCCTCTGCtgtgaaaaatatagaaagtATTATTAACCTTTCAGATGCTATTATGATTGCCAGAGGCGACCTCGGAATTGAAACCAACTTATCTAACTTaccaattttacaaaaaaaaatgatcaatCTGTGTAGAATTAAATATAACAAACCGGTAATCGTAGCAACGCAAATGATGGAAAGTATGAGATTCTTACCTTCCCCCACTAGAGCAGAAGTGGCAGACGTTGCAACGGCGCTTTACGATGGATCCGATTGCGTTATGCTTTCAGCGGAAACAGCTACTGGGCAATATCCCATCCTCACGGCATCCACACAAAACAGCATAATTAAAGACGTAGAAAATGATTACTACTATTACGATTACACgcagaggaaaaataataatctgGTCAAGTGTGCACATGGTATGAGTCCTACCCCCTCCAGTGGaaattcccattttgaaaaacttATTTACAGCATAAGGGATCTAAGCAATAACATAAATTTGAAATcgatcattttattttcgaatgaatttcaaaaaatacaaaaactCAGCAATTTACGAACAAAGGCACCCATTATTGTCATCACAGAAAATGTGGCCTTGGCTAGGAAGTTGCAACTCACGTGGGGCGTCTATCCTTACATCTCCAAATTAACCGATACGCACCATAATGACTTGTTAACCCTCATTAATTATGGGTGTAAGGTTTCCAAGGAGGAGGGGTTCGTCAGCTCGCCGGAGGAATACTCCCTCGTCACCTTTacgaaaaatattaacaactCGTCCAATTTGCTTTACCTCTGCCAACCGTGTTTGACCACATAAGCAGCACGCATGTAAACACACGCATTGATTGAAGCGAAGTGCATAATAGTGTGCAGAGCATAGCATAAGATGAGGTATGGTAGAATGTCTACAAGTGTACGTACACATAGGATGAAGgtaccaaatggggaagtaaaaaatgccaCACCCAATTACAACCTGCTCAAAATGAAGAGGGTGTTCACCCAGACAGGCCACGTTAACGGGAGAATGGATCAAAAACGAGCAAAATGGCTAACCGCATGACGATGACAATGGCAACACACCAGATGAATTACTTACCCCCCCCAGGGGAACCCAGCAAACTTCTTATCGTATCCTCACCCTTCGAAATGTGTTCCTGCAAAAtgacctttttaaaaaacacaTCACAGTGCACCGCGTACTGGCAGGCCAACGCCTCCACTTCGGAGTTGGCACAATGGGCGCAAATTTTGTTCAGGCGCTTAACCATATTCTGTGACCTGCTCACGTCTGCATAACTTTGAATTATTTGTGTCCTAGCCTTGGCGTTTTCTGCGTCGCCCGTTTTTACTTTACCGTTTGCCGTGTCGTGGTGGAACGGTTCACGCTGGAGGAGCGGCTCACCAtgtccccctcccccttcgACCCTTTTCCACCCCTCGGATGTGTTTCCTCCTACGTTGGACAGATCGTTTCGCTTTAACGGACTTTTATCAAGCTTCTCTGCATTTTTCTTGAAAAGTCCAATTTTGGCTTTTCCCCAGTTGTACTTCCTCCTcgttgtgtaaaaaatttcctctaAATTGGGCGAGCCGTAGGGGAGCAAATCCAGCATTCTCTTCAAAGGGGGTATAACCAAATTTTGAATATAATAGTCGAAGTTTATTTCTTTCAATTTCGTTTGATTATATTGGGGGAATTTGCTACGCAGGAGTTGATTACCCTGCGGGGGGGACACGTCACCTGGAAGGTTCCGTTCCCCCGTTCGCGTGTCCACTGTGGGAACCCCCCTAGCACAATTGTAAATACCCCTGATGCAGGAAGGATGTACAACGGAGTCGTAAATTTTATCCTCCTTCAACTTTTTCGTAACCACAAAAGGAATCTTCTCCTTATAAGTAATGACCAAATGGGGATTCATTTTTAGAAGCTTCTTTGCCACAACTGCTTGAGGCGGCAGGGGTACTTTCCTTTCGTTCCACTCCAATTCACCTTTGTACGTTCCCAACTTCACTTTcttgtatataataaaattattataagaaATTTTATCGCCATATATTCTGTTAAATAAATCACGTAGTACTCTCTTTATGTTTATGCTCAGGTGGGAGTAGAATGCTTTCATGCCAAAGACAGCGCCCGTCCCACTTTCGCTAACTCCATTGGGagggaagaacagaaaagcTTGCTTAACATTGCAGAAGCATTTCCCCTTATcgcatttcttctttgcatttatttccttcacacAGAGACAAATTTTTGTTATATTATTTGGGTTCATAATACAACAGTCATTTGTCTGGTTAATAATCTTCTCATAATCCTGTTcgatcattttttctatttccattttgaaaagaGACACGTCAAAGTGGGTAAATATGTCCCACAGAAAGGCGAACTTTTCTTTGTACAAATAATTTATGCACTTGAGGATGGCGTTATTCTTATCGCTGCTTATAAGGCCTATGAGGAGGTcgtataatttattttttcgttcctccGTTTGGGGTTCCCCAAAACTCGCTTCCACCTCTACAAGGGCATCCTTTTCCATATGCTCACCCTTCCCCCACACGCGCAGAATCGCCTCCACCGTCTCCGCCAAGAAACATGGGGACGTCCTATGCACGTTGAACTCCCTACAGGAGCAcacaaaattggggaaaaagTTCCTACACATGgcacaacaacagcaacaggaGGACAAGTAACAACAATTCCTAAAATagtaaaacataaaatatacCTGCAGAAGAACATTCTTCACTAAATTGCACTGATCTGACCTCATGCTTTCCACCCCTTTAAGCTGCAACGTAGGTTTCTCatcattctcctttttgtaagCAAATCCAAAGTACCTCTTTTTGGTCATCAAAAGGGAGGGgcaataaattttttcaaaatctAAATACATGGGAGAAGGCAAAATGCCATTcacgttttttaaaatgtcttGGGCTATCCTAAAAGTGTAGCTAATATCGTTCTTTTcgtttaacaaaaaaatggaatctGTATCCCCATAGACAACTTTAATATACccataattttcctttatatattctataataTAAAGGAGCGAATTCTTTGCAGTACAAATGATGCTCTCTGATATGTCCACACATGGCATCCTTCCTGAAAAGTTAGCTCCTATATAACCTGTGGCCACATTTAgtatcatttttaatttccccattctttcttctaacctttttccttttttcttatcataAATTTGAATACACCTCTTCATCATTATTCTTGTCTTTAAAAGGTCTTCCATTAAAATGGTGCAGATTCCTTTCCTCTTATGCTTCTTCACATACACAGTGTTGTTGCTTGTTATGAGTATATCATCCCTTCTTAACTTTTTCACTAAGTTATTTACATTCGGTGGGTTCTTCCTCACTCCTAGTCTTATGAATTCACAATTGGGGAGGTTTTCCCCTAACgcagaaattttttcttcacttggGTGGCTTGTCTCTGGACGGTTGGACGGGGGAATAACGTCCCCCGCTTTTGGCCCTCCATTGGAGGAGCTACATAATTCCTTAGAAAAAGGTTCACACTCGGGGGACGTTATTCCCCCTTGGAAGTAGTCGACTCCCCCGTCGATTGATCCATCGTCTGGGTTATCCTCCACGTGGCTAGACGCCCCATTCGAGTTATCCGAAGGGTCAGTCGACTCCGTCTCCCTCTGGACATTCAAGTCGTCAAGTAAATCACCAGACCAGTTGACGTCACGGGATTGGGGCACCCCCCCCTCTTCGAGGACACCTTCCACGGGGATGCTCCTCCCCAAGGATATCTCTACCAGCTTTTGCTGCCCCTGCTGGTCCTGTTGATTTCCTTCTGACGTTTTCCCATCGGACCTCCTCCTGAAGGACAGCGTTCCCAAGCAGGTGGAGTAACAAATGTTAAACGCAATCAGAATGGAGGGGTAAAGGGATTGGAAGTCGAAGACCatcagggggaaaaagtttATGGAGCTCTTCGGCTGCAGCACCAAAGGGAAGTGTAAAATAGGTCTCTGCTCCATTATCTCCTTCTTTGAGGGAGAGTACATAAGGAAGCCATTCTGCATGCACAATTTCACGAGAAAGGATTCAGTAATAAATTGTGACCCTCTGTTTATTAGGGACAATAAATCTACGTGAAcgtatttgcaaaaattcaTCTTACTTTTCAAGTACCCGATTGTGTCGTATATGAGGAGGAGCAAGTGAACTTTCTTCAAATGGTACCGCACGGTTAGGTGCCTGTATGGGTAATACGGGGGATCTCCACCGATCACACCGTTTCTAACAACACTGCCCACAAGACCACCCCCCCCTGCACCTCTGCCACCATTTCGTGATTCCCCTCCAACGTAGCTATACCAGCAATACAAAGTGTACCTACTTATGGAGGGCAAATTCACATCCAAATAATGTTTGCACAAATTTTCAAAAGATGTGTTTGAAACCTTTGACAATTTATACAAGCTTTCGATAAGTAtcccttttatatttttattatacgCATTATT harbors:
- a CDS encoding DNA polymerase is translated as MNITEKPTAFFVCKFLFFYYIYRKPFLPFDPLVCKINNRKIPHVCVIQILGLSHYGQSVCLYVHDFFPFFYVLIPPEEKSNTNLELQLCQFFEEQYGKEKQDKTQNVCIYNIERVKKKCIYGYSEEPEEFLKIYFLYPHTINYFASLLKKKLFKNRIWDLYEVHISYMLHFLCSKNIYGCSEIYVDRNVFFRREFFSEINFEHINKEEKWNVKNKCDVECIQGNKYLDVNAPRFFTDKTKNVNFSSLRRGTSCDIECDIRHEHILNRQIYSYEFVKYRKKWREELNFDLPINYLDSFAKLWMKEKKRCQRINPPLVKDIFNFDDFEKERNFASFDVLTERTKKLFADFLKSLEGGVPVDGVNSYVSGVSSHVNGISSHVNGVSSHVNGVSSHVDGISSQAKSACAYLNEAEKGDLNPHGENIPSKGATKMTQEKKLDEGKRKHIASFEINNKRKDIIRYVHTKKPPKIRECFAILNNLNGTERKGEDEEGTKNGAVIINETSLKCVGKICQKGSVQEDDPLTASDGKTHQKEGKKKKMNIKYGNIFFLEILTEVKRENHNCSNYREDEIKAIFYLVRDERLMNYYEDYSNCMGIIASQPFPDIFPYLLSKQEGAVPKGKLHPGLETCSDGAYIHRDLFEGLPGGDDTEGMKHAQEQEVEEEEKKKRGLHFDVNYSNVNIHIAENEKDLIKKLIEKINFYSPLSIVSYENDKYNVSYINQRCLALDMGSFYTHISKTNDQEEFTGVNNAYNKNIKGILIESLYKLSKVSNTSFENLCKHYLDVNLPSISRYTLYCWYSYVGGESRNGGRGAGGGGLVGSVVRNGVIGGDPPYYPYRHLTVRYHLKKVHLLLLIYDTIGYLKSKMNFCKYVHVDLLSLINRGSQFITESFLVKLCMQNGFLMYSPSKKEIMEQRPILHFPLVLQPKSSINFFPLMVFDFQSLYPSILIAFNICYSTCLGTLSFRRRSDGKTSEGNQQDQQGQQKLVEISLGRSIPVEGVLEEGGVPQSRDVNWSGDLLDDLNVQRETESTDPSDNSNGASSHVEDNPDDGSIDGGVDYFQGGITSPECEPFSKELCSSSNGGPKAGDVIPPSNRPETSHPSEEKISALGENLPNCEFIRLGVRKNPPNVNNLVKKLRRDDILITSNNTVYVKKHKRKGICTILMEDLLKTRIMMKRCIQIYDKKKGKRLEERMGKLKMILNVATGYIGANFSGRMPCVDISESIICTAKNSLLYIIEYIKENYGYIKVVYGDTDSIFLLNEKNDISYTFRIAQDILKNVNGILPSPMYLDFEKIYCPSLLMTKKRYFGFAYKKENDEKPTLQLKGVESMRSDQCNLVKNVLLQVYFMFYYFRNCCYLSSCCCCCAMCRNFFPNFVCSCREFNVHRTSPCFLAETVEAILRVWGKGEHMEKDALVEVEASFGEPQTEERKNKLYDLLIGLISSDKNNAILKCINYLYKEKFAFLWDIFTHFDVSLFKMEIEKMIEQDYEKIINQTNDCCIMNPNNITKICLCVKEINAKKKCDKGKCFCNVKQAFLFFPPNGVSESGTGAVFGMKAFYSHLSINIKRVLRDLFNRIYGDKISYNNFIIYKKVKLGTYKGELEWNERKVPLPPQAVVAKKLLKMNPHLVITYKEKIPFVVTKKLKEDKIYDSVVHPSCIRGIYNCARGVPTVDTRTGERNLPGDVSPPQGNQLLRSKFPQYNQTKLKEINFDYYIQNLVIPPLKRMLDLLPYGSPNLEEIFYTTRRKYNWGKAKIGLFKKNAEKLDKSPLKRNDLSNVGGNTSEGWKRVEGGGGHGEPLLQREPFHHDTANGKVKTGDAENAKARTQIIQSYADVSRSQNMVKRLNKICAHCANSEVEALACQYAVHCDVFFKKVILQEHISKGEDTIRSLLGSPGGGK
- a CDS encoding Pyruvate kinase: MKSKRLLLVAHLATLLVEGMGKYEGTNAQFSKTHIQRCISGGQLFLSNAHITKQMRRKKNIQIHTQTASVEISNKADMSNLSKKDKMSFTKTKQIATIGPATENFEELEKLYLSGIDVFRLNFSHGLKSIKKYIINSLRIIEKKYGTSIGILGDIQGPKIRIGEFEKSEKNAKETNTFVELKEGDIFSFDLVDKPGNENRVQLNYPELLKNVKVGQMILLDDGNLKMKVIENQFDESDMKNSSIKVKVITGGKLYRKKGFCIPNMIMPIEVLNEKDIKDILFCINEGVDFLGYSFVQTKYDLIFLKSIIKDYYESDFFQNKVKKDRLIYDEKELQMKEHDDPNDYYIKEVNDYYQDYYLKNYQKYKQIYDVYKNQDLQVDTDKAENENENENSATYQNSTYDGNTQITQINQLKDDTANCTPSDHPNGIFIVSKIEKPSAVKNIESIINLSDAIMIARGDLGIETNLSNLPILQKKMINLCRIKYNKPVIVATQMMESMRFLPSPTRAEVADVATALYDGSDCVMLSAETATGQYPILTASTQNSIIKDVENDYYYYDYTQRKNNNLVKCAHGMSPTPSSGNSHFEKLIYSIRDLSNNINLKSIILFSNEFQKIQKLSNLRTKAPIIVITENVALARKLQLTWGVYPYISKLTDTHHNDLLTLINYGCKVSKEEGFVSSPEEYSLVTFTKNINNSSNLLYLCQPCLTT